One window of the Acidobacteriota bacterium genome contains the following:
- the fdhD gene encoding formate dehydrogenase accessory sulfurtransferase FdhD gives MEEHEIVRYHAQGAEVLRDALVAEARVSIWLNGKEAASLMALPAELEELALGFLFSECYFDDPAVVREVTINPGLHAVSVTLTEPARLEASEAVRTFTTGCGRSVSRLSPVWSACFQVLRSAATHPVQEILAAMRRLIGSSRLFRDTGCVHTAGLWQAGDLRWICDDIGRHNAVDKVVGHALRTHWPVGDDAMLVSTGRLSSDIVLKSIRAGIPLLVSRSAPTSGAVQIAAAHGITLVGFARAERCNVYTHPDRVRLS, from the coding sequence TTGGAAGAGCACGAGATCGTCCGATATCACGCCCAGGGCGCCGAGGTGCTGCGCGACGCGCTGGTCGCGGAAGCGCGAGTGAGCATCTGGCTCAACGGCAAGGAAGCGGCCAGCCTGATGGCCCTGCCGGCGGAACTCGAGGAATTGGCGCTCGGGTTTCTATTCAGCGAGTGCTACTTCGACGATCCGGCCGTCGTCCGGGAGGTCACGATCAATCCGGGCCTGCACGCCGTCTCGGTCACCCTGACTGAGCCGGCCCGACTGGAGGCATCGGAAGCCGTCCGCACGTTCACCACCGGCTGTGGCCGGAGCGTCTCGCGCCTGTCACCCGTCTGGTCAGCCTGCTTCCAGGTGCTCCGCTCAGCGGCCACCCATCCGGTTCAGGAGATCCTGGCTGCGATGCGCCGTCTGATCGGGAGTTCGCGCCTGTTCCGCGACACGGGCTGCGTGCACACCGCCGGACTCTGGCAGGCGGGAGATCTCCGCTGGATCTGCGACGACATCGGCCGGCACAATGCGGTGGACAAGGTCGTTGGTCATGCCCTTCGGACGCACTGGCCCGTCGGTGACGACGCCATGCTGGTGAGCACCGGTCGCCTGAGCAGCGACATCGTTCTCAAATCCATCCGGGCCGGGATTCCGCTGCTGGTGTCCCGATCGGCGCCAACCAGCGGCGCGGTCCAAATTGCCGCCGCGCACGGAATCACCCTGGTGGGATTCGCCCGAGCGGAGCGGTGCAACGTATACACCCACCCGGACCGGGTCCGCCTGTCATGA